tacaaatatttacatgacaTTAGTGATAGCGATCTAAATTCAAGAAATAGTTTTAtatcaagcaaaaaaaatgaacataTAAATGATGAAAACAGCATTTTATCAAAAGAGGAATACGAAGAGCACAACAGTGAAACGGAAGAGGGGAAAAATATCCAGTTCATGTTACGTTACAATAATTTTTGTGCGTTTCtggaagaagttaaaaaaaaagttatcgaTCAACCTGAAGAAAAGTTTGAGattgaatttagaaataaaactgATTacaatatagaaaataaaattgataaaaaaaaaaacatcggaaaaaaaaaagataaatcaaaagaaaaaaatatttcattaaaaaaacccTATGTCACTTTAAAGTTAAACAGGTTTTgcaatgataatttttttaaggacgAAAACTTTATGATagagaaaaaaccaaaaataaaccTAAAGATAAACTATGgtttgaataaagaaaaaaaactagactcGCAACTAAAAGCAACGGATAATCCCGCCATATTGTCATGGTTAtcggaaaaagaaaaaaatgaaaaagagttAAAGCGTAGCGAGTTTCTTCAAAGacgtttgcaaaaaaaagaGCAGAGGCAAaacaaacttgaaaaagaaaagttatcacaaatttcatcggaaaaggTCCAAAAATggattgaacaaaaaaaaaaagatgatctaaaaaaaatgaagcatTTGCACCCTGCGTTTGAAGAAGAAAGAATAAAACtgctaaaaattgaaaaacaaataaataaacaacaaatgcAAATGGACGGTAACGAAAAAAGATTTCGTTTCTCAACTGCAAAGCATAAATCAAATTGTCTCCAAGAAAACAGCAATGCTAGATACACTTATCTTTTAAATAGACCCTCAAACCCTGTAGTCTACATATCTGTAGAAGCATTTACTTGCGCAGTTATTAACGAAGCAATCAACGAGTTGGATATGTCTTTACGAGTTAAATCTGCGAGACTAGGGCGTTCAAAAACTGGATTGCTTGATCCAAAAACTAGTGAAAGAACACCAAGAGCACCAACTGTTTTAAAATCACAGACAAAAGTTGAAAGTTCTAATCATGCAATAACTCGTCCGGCTTGGAGAATAACAATACCTGGATTTTCAAGAACATTTGAAGAATGGTTGTTAGCGAAAAAAGGTCTTGATCGTATTAAAGCTCGAGAGAGAATAACTAAACATTACTATGATgaacttgaaaaagaaatagtgaaaaaagagagagaaaaaCTTGGGAGCGAACGATTGAGCTCTAGAAAAAGAACTCAATCTGCATTTAATCCGTACATATTATCTACTCAATCAAGCACTGAATACATGTATCTAGCACTGtagtacttttaaaatatagcaaTATGATTATTGTTGAGTATGAGAACTATTCTCAATGTCTTTCAATAATTGACTGttgattaatataaaaaattaattaaattttattctccATTTATAAGGGTCATGTGTTATTTTTGCATTGTATCTTATTACTAAACGAACAACCAAAATATCAGAACCAAAGCACCTCCAAATATCAGAACCAAACCACCTTTAAATATTAGAACCAAACCTTTTGCAAGTATCAGATTTTATTAGAGGTAATAATAGATATtacgtatttttatttaaaaaaaatgaacaatataGATCTATAAAAACAGTTACTCGTGAACAACATAAAGCCTTAGACCATAATATTAGGCTCATCATCCTATATAGTTTCAATCATTcagctttttttaatactgtacTAGAGTTAATGCCTTTATGCAATTAggtagttttttataaattattttatcaacaagactttaatatttcaagtatTAAGCATTCGCTTTAATAAGAACTtacataacatttaaaaaaatctaataccTTTCAAGCTATCATAATGGTTGATAAAGTTTCGTCTTTGGTGaccatcatttaaaaatttcaatatttacaaaagTGACCAGTTGAACGTTCGTACAGACAAATAAAGAAACGCATGACCAAACATGTAGAACAagtattataactttattaccTGTTTATTAAAGCTTACGCTACAAACAGgttattgatatttttagaacaagtataaataaaaaatgtttacgaGTCACAGCTCTATTAGCTCCAAATACAATTTGAACagaatgcttttgttttttctacaaattttttctataaatattttagaaagtttAGTATGTTAGTTAGAAAGTATTTTAGAAAGATTAGTATATCAAAAGTAtctatgtataaaaaaagaaattattaagaACTTAAAATTTAGAAGTGGTTTAACCACATAGGTCATGTCAATATCttttgagactttttttttagtttgtgaATTAAAGATAActtagttttttgaaaactcaaaGATAGTTTATGACAAACGCGTTGAGACCACGTAAGACCAATTAAGTTATGCCTAATAAAGTTTTGAGCTGTCATGGCGCAATGGTTAAAAGGCTTGGTTTAGAAGCAAGAGACCCAGAGTTCAAACCGAGTTCTGGACATACTTCGCACCATTGGTAAGGAAAGAGGAATAAACTTCTTGTTAAATggtcttccgcggtgctctgtgataagaccgttagttcttcttggggcacttaaaaaatatatatgtaagaagtaataaaataaaaaatgctgcTTTGGAAGCTCTGAAAACCTTTCGTAGAATTAGCGCATAGTTCTATGTTTacagttaatttaaattttataattttctttttacatttaatttaagtatttaggttttaataattttttaatcactcctttattgtattttttttttttttcttgtttaaatttttttgtttttaattattttatttaattaatttttaaattatttcgatagttctagttttttaacttgttttttattttatttccttttttttattccataatagAATATGTaccttttttcaaaatgttaaatttgattttttattttttccataatttttctaattttatgacattttgTAAGAACTCTGAATCTAAACATTTTTGTCTTTATAGATCAATATCTATTGTAACTATTTGACCGCAAATTACAGCAATAGaaaaatgtaaactaaattttaaaataaaaaccagatTTTGTGTCACatcctaaattatttttacttcaaacaatttttttttaattgtctctATCAAGGAGTGtgggaaaaattgttttttatgggCACTCACACCCCTAAAAGGGTAATGTAAATGTGTAtgggaaaaagttttttttttttttctttttttttttttgtgtttaaatgtataaaatatattttgtgtataaaaaaaattttctaacaaaattacaaagtcaaaataacatttttctttttttttttctgtataatttgattatatctaaaaaaaaatttctgaaaccCCTTAATAGATGGATGTACCCTTAATGTATGCATATATTGGTAATAgtcaattataaaacattttctggTTTAAActctaacaaataaataaacctttactttttaaaaaatgttttagattaaaatacTTTCAAGATCAAGTCTCTTAAACGTAAAACCAGGGGCGATTTTATGGGAACGGGGTAAGGGGTTGGGATGTGACCCATCTCCTTCCCCTCaaataaagctatttttaatttatagttagttttttaaattgtataactatattctttaaaagCCAACtataagtagaaaataaaatatatacataaataacttacataaacaaaacttaaaatgatTGTTATAATATTGACAATGTTATATAATGCTAAGTGCTGTAAATCTGATCAGGACTGCCAATATAGCTCGCTTTCAAATGATTCAATGTTTGGTCCATACTCatgcttttatttaattctaGAGGACAAAGCTAAAGTACCATTTGGATTAGCAGCTACAACAAACAATCAACAGTTTTGACGCATCTTGACCGTCAAGTATATTTACCCGATCATTATTATTTAGTCAGTTTCCAGACATAAGTTTGTACCTTCAGTTTATGCAGCTTTTATTATTGATCCAGTCAAATTTACTGATGCAGTGTCATTTCTGGACCAACACATATTGCTATTAGATCTATGAAGCTTGATAGCAGCACTGCTTTTACTCATAGTTGTAATTTGAAGCGTCTCCAGCAATCATTCTTTAGCGAAATTTCAGTGGacctatataaatattttgagcaATCCACTGTAGTTTAGCTCATCGGTTACTTATTAGACCATTATTGGCAGCCGCCAAAAATGTCTAGCCAATGACTATCCACTATTAAGATGTAGAAAAGCTATTGGTCATTTATAGGGGCTGCCATTAATGATCCACTAAGTAACCTTTGAGTATAACTCCAATAAACTGCTAAAAATTGCCTGTATAGGTCCACTGTAAAtctattaaaacaatgtttgttgGTTCTTgtttcaattgaaaattttaagttttacatttatacttcagaaggttaaataaaattcatgttTGTTGTTTCATGTAATGGAGGTCCGATGAAAACGCGAGGTTTTATCAACAAACGATTGCAAGTtgcattttcaatatttattaaatgagaTTTAGATATCTATTTAACAGTAACTCACGCACCTCATTATTCAGTATATAACAAGGTTGAACAGCATATGACTTCTCTGAGTTGAGAGGATTGGTTTTGCCACATGATAAATTTAGGACACATCTAAatgcaacttttatttttatgccaAAGGTGGGACAAAATATTCataaaccttattttattttctagcgCAGCGCTCAAGATAAATAGGTTCAAAAAATTCAATGGAAGCTTCCTTATTTGTACTGTCTATCAATTTTACAGCAAAAATTGATCAGAGAACTAATAAAACCTGCAAAAGTTATTACACCTTTACAGCAAGTGTTAAGCGTTTTAAACAATATCAATTAACAACTGATTAAAGAAGATTATattgattaaattaattataaaatataaaaacatataaaatggGCCAAGATAAGATGGGCTGTTGATGCAATTTTGTAACAtgacatattttatattcaagaaaaaataggtttttttattttatttattttcaaactcCCTAATACAATAAGAACTTTCGTATTTATATAACATTGATCACAAACGAGTCATCCTCGCGTTAGTTATTCTtctaatttaattgaaatacaaTAACATGTATGTAGAAGatctgtaaattttaattacaatatttaaagattgcaatatttaatgtatgtaaaatttaattgcaatatttaaaaaaatgtaattgcaATGTTTAATATGCAAAGTATATATAGAGGGTTTGTGAAAAACTGTGACATTATCATTAACTGTAAGATTAAAACATAGTAGAAATTGTGCGTTATCACTAAAACCTTAcctattcttaaataaaaaaaaaatgtggcaAAAACTTAGAGATTACATTTCAAACTTTTACTATGAGGTGCCAAAGAAACCTCCATGCCCATTTATTTGGTTCCAAAAATCTACAAAATTTTTACCAAGTCCATTACaacttattatgtttttattaattttaatttttttttttaaatttttaaatttctttagtaaaaataactttggagttagcaaaaaaaaacgaaaaaacattttattaacgTCTGTTTTTCAAGGACAAGTACTGTGATTTCATAGTGACGGTcatggttttatttttcaaaaaaaaaaaaatttattattccatttaaaaatatctagttgttattaagtatttattaattgtGATAAATTGGAAAAACAAGTATGAactaagaatatatttttttaattagtgctTATGCACTTTTAAATTCAACCACTCCCCCGCCACCCCCTTCCTCCTACACTTTTGTACGCCTTTTGCAGACCCCTCTTCTTaagagcgtacgtactttatggacgactcTTAAATGTTTAATCGTTTAAAAGACtactgaaaaataaattttataatgacgATCTTTAgcttaaaacttaaatttgacAAAAGATAAACAAGGTGACTACAGtgaagcacttttttttttttatacactttttttatacactttttttatttataatgaagtatagttttttttttatacactttttttatacactttttttatttataatgaagtaTAGTTTTTGATTTGCATAATAACTTGAgaactgttttgttttaataagaaaaaaaattgtcttctTGCTGATAAATATCcatcaaataaagttaaataaaattttagtattatttttttgctttgcttGTATTATTTTGAAGCTTTATACATAtcgtgaatatatatatatatatatatatatatatatatatatatatatatatatatatatatatatatatatatatatatatatatatgtatatatatatatatatatatatatatatatatatatatatatatatatatatatacatacatatatatatatatatatatatatatatatatatatatatatatatatatatatatatatatatatatatatatattaaaagactaataaaaaaaataacagtccTAGAGTTTGTTCCTGAACTCGCATTTAATATCAAGAACCTCTCATAATATATTGGCGATTATGTATGCAGGCGATACAAATTTGTTCCGCAACCATTgtgatgtaaaaatattgtccaaacattatacaaaataaacacTGAACTAGAAAGCTTTAATTAATGGTTTATAGTTAAACACACGACTAAATTAATAAGACTACAGAGCTTACAAAACAACGCAAGTAAAGCAAACCACGCACATAAAGTAATTAACTAGAGATTTGGAAAATCTTCTCCTGTAATGAAACACATGAATGTCCtagatatattaaaacttaatttgcttcaaaaaataatattcatgtataaaaataagaataacttgtcccaaaaaaaatttctgatatttttacatcgggtttttctcaaaaatacaACCTTCGTTTAAATACAAACCATAACTATCACTTGAGCAGAGTAAAATCACAAgggtcaaaattttcaattatgagCCAAGGCCAATCATTGTAGACTGGCCTTGGCTCATAATTGAGAAAATTCCGCTAAAGCAATGTCCTGACATCGCTTTAGCGGAATTTCGCTCCATGTTTCCTTAACTACGTTCCAAAGTGACTAATTTGTGGTGGGTTTGGCAGCAGCAACCACCTTCTTTACGTCAGACCACAAATTCTCGATTGGGTTAAGATCTGACGACTGTGCTGGCCACTCCATAACGTTCACTTTATACTCCTCAAACCAATTCATCGCCTTCTTGCTAGTGTGCTTTGGGTCATTGTCCTGTTGGAATACCCATGACAACGGCATTTCATAGTCTGCATACGGCAACATTACTTTATCCAATATATCAACATAAACGCGTTGATCCATAATAGTAGTAATGTGATGAATGAGCCCTACTCCGTAATAATAAAAGCATGCTCATATCATTATACTACCACCTCCaagtttaatagttttgatgtatattttgGATTGTATTCTGCATTCGGCGGTCTTCTAACATACACCCGAGAGCCTTTTCCACCATAAAGCACAATCTTACTTTCGTCTGTCCATAAAACATTTCTCCATTTTTGAGTGGccaatttgagttttttttagcaaacgCAATACGCTTTACAACATGTCTAGCACTAAAAAGTGGAACTTTTCTGGAGCTACAGGGTTTTAATCCATTAACTCACAGACAACTCCGAACTGTTTGTACTGTTGCATATCAATGTTAAAGTCCTTTTTCAGCTCGGTAGCTATTTTAAAAGGTTCCTTTTTAGCCTATCGGACTAAGCGATTGGCCAGCAATGTTGAAATAGAACGTTTTTGACCACGTGTTTCAGgcttttcttaaaattttaaggcATTTCTTATCATTTTGTTGGAACACTCAACTAAACAACCAACTTCTCTATTAGATTTCCCTGCTGATATCAACTTTCGGATCAGCTCTCGTTTTTCTGCACTACAATGCTTTCCGCGTcccatttttatatgtaaatatctCCTACTAATACGCACTAAcaaaaaaacgaataaaacaacaacaaaaaacgcttgctattttcaaaacaatttttaccgTTATCagagttttttacaacaaaagagtgtgtggtgctattttatttttcggtGAGAATTggcatttttgattaaaatcaaGTAAcactaaacagtttttttccaaaaatgatttgttttagaaaataaacatgttagctaatattttaaatagcaaagctatatataaaaattattttgcatggtgttttcttaacaaaaagGAAAATGCGCTTAgtggtgctattttatttttcgcaactgtatgtatatatatatatatatatatatatatatatatatatatatatatatatatacacacactcatatatcttttataaaaaactttttatatttgacaTGCTACATGTTTATTTTAGCGTTTTTTGGCTAaagattttaatgtttaaattgcAATGGAGCTTTTAATGTATATCTTTCACGTATTAttgttcacaaaaaaaatttattgtaaactttcTAAAGCCATGTgggttttaaatgttattgttaaGTTGTAAAGGTTTCATTGtagatttatttcttttatatgaacaacgaaatatatattttactaacttAACTCCTGACTCATCCATCACAACCAGGGCCTTCCAGAACGGGGGATATAGAGAGTGTCCCCCCTTCCCCTAATGGTGTTATTATGTATTGGAATCGGCACATTTAGCATTTGAGTTGGcaagtttttaagtataattGGCATATGTTAAATATGGaggaccattttttttttttttttttacatctttagTTGATATCTTTAGTTACACGGCCTCCCCCTTTCAGGACAAAT
This genomic interval from Hydra vulgaris chromosome 01, alternate assembly HydraT2T_AEP contains the following:
- the LOC105847793 gene encoding putative autophagy-related protein 11, translated to MKENTVMSDFMLFNDIFDEIATKEKEEANFFDSGLNHTSHAVTQEYIDMDITKDSEPAHDPSNAFLQESKETDKGIIKDSVELNYPNHIITYKNEETDLHAFNNEEGNKINNVHSDTHSNESSHSKHSKELSISKKESIENLSNDKYSAENLYMQDIFSISSHSSEGSFCYGNKFDYKYLHDISDSDLNSRNSFISSKKNEHINDENSILSKEEYEEHNSETEEGKNIQFMLRYNNFCAFLEEVKKKVIDQPEEKFEIEFRNKTDYNIENKIDKKKNIGKKKDKSKEKNISLKKPYVTLKLNRFCNDNFFKDENFMIEKKPKINLKINYGLNKEKKLDSQLKATDNPAILSWLSEKEKNEKELKRSEFLQRRLQKKEQRQNKLEKEKLSQISSEKVQKWIEQKKKDDLKKMKHLHPAFEEERIKLLKIEKQINKQQMQMDGNEKRFRFSTAKHKSNCLQENSNARYTYLLNRPSNPVVYISVEAFTCAVINEAINELDMSLRVKSARLGRSKTGLLDPKTSERTPRAPTVLKSQTKVESSNHAITRPAWRITIPGFSRTFEEWLLAKKGLDRIKARERITKHYYDELEKEIVKKEREKLGSERLSSRKRTQSAFNPYILSTQSSTEYMYLAL